A region from the Toxotes jaculatrix isolate fToxJac2 chromosome 2, fToxJac2.pri, whole genome shotgun sequence genome encodes:
- the nr4a1 gene encoding nuclear receptor subfamily 4 group A member 1, whose translation MVVRGAHTQFKTLVDGLKSLAAMTCIHPQHGSQPYENSLGSSELQSTDFISRLAVDTNSPRDHLATPPLPSISSLVGTNVGDFDAYSCQFTAAPAHVAPSSGQETPFKLDDFQVYSCYPGTFTLSYPDEAVSPGGSDYFGSPASASSPSTPGFQSQHTSTWDSAFGPYSPSPGYWASEETSVPHVPSFFTFGTGSVEDMSHLGQPHLRDQDPFTLTHPHQSALSFPGLSMEHACSLDGNDQLDGRLSPKLKSPNGNESCCAVCGDHASCQHYGVRTCEGCKGFFKRTVQKNSKYVCLANKDCPVDKKRRNRCQFCRFQKCLAVGMVRGVVRTDSLKGRRGRLPSKPKVVQDVATTVSPVSMIASLVRAHINSNPSIGKLDYSKYDETEVSQNQKEDASDIKQFYDLLTASMEVIRKWAKSIPGFSEFCSEDQELLLESAFVELFILRLAYRSNPETDKLIFCNGAVLHKTQCVRSFGDWINSILEFSQSLYRMKLDISSFSCLTALVIITDRHGLKEPKRVEDMQNQLITCLKDHVSGCGSDSLRPNYLSRLLGKLPELRTLCTQGRQRIFYLKLEDLVPPPPIVEKIFMDTLPF comes from the exons ATGGTCGTTcgtggagcacacacacagttcaaaaCACTTGTAGACGGCCTTAAGAG TCTTGCAGCCATGACTTGCATACACCCCCAGCATGGATCTCAGCCCTATGAGAACAGCCTTGGCAGCTCAGAGCTTCAAAGCACAGACTTTATCTCCAGGTTGGCTGTGGATACAAACAGCCCACGGGACCACCTCGCCACTCCACCCCTGCCAAGCATCAGCTCTCTGGTGGGCACTAACGTGGGCGACTTTGACGCATACTCATGCCAGTTCACTGCAGCTCCTGCCCACGTTGCTCCATCATCAGGCCAGGAGACCCCATTCAAGCTGGATGACTTCCAGGTTTACAGCTGCTACCCTGGAACATTCACGCTAAGTTACCCGGATGAGGCTGTGTCCCCTGGTGGGTCAGATTATTTTGGCAGCCCCGCATCAGCCTCGTCTCCTTCAACTCCCGGGTTCCAGAGTCAGCATACATCCACCTGGGATTCAGCCTTTGGTCCATACTCACCCAGTCCAGGATACTGGGCATCTGAGGAGACCTCAGTGCCACACGTGCCCTCTTTCTTCACATTTGGTACAGGGTCTGTGGAGGACATGTCTCATTTGGGTCAACCACACTTACGAGACCAGGACCCTTTCACTTTGACCCATCCTCACCAATCTGCACTGTCCTTTCCTGGCTTGTCGATGGAGCATGCATGTAGCCTTGATGGCAATGACCAGCTGGATGGAAGATTATCGCCCAAATTAAAAAGCCCAAATGGAAATgagagctgctgtgctgtgtgtggggACCACGCCTCCTGTCAGCACTACGGGGTTCGCACCTGTGAGGGATGCAAAGGATTTTTCAAG cgcACAGTGCAAAAAAATTCCAAGTATGTTTGCCTCGCCAACAAGGACTGTCctgtggacaaaaaaaggcGGAATCGATGCCAGTTCTGCCGTTTCCAGAAGTGCCTAGCTGTAGGCATGGTCAGGGGAG TTGTTAGAACGGACAGTCTGAAAGGACGAAGAGGTCGCCTGCCTTCCAAGCCTAAAGTTGTCCAGGATGTGGCGACCACTGTATCTCCTGTGAGCATGATTGCTTCACTTGTGAGGGCGCACATTAACTCAAACCCTAGCATTGGGAAACTGGATTATTCCAAg TATGACGAGACAGAAGTCAGCCAGAACCAGAAAGAGGATGCTAGCGACATTAAACAGTTTTACGACCTTCTCACGGCCTCCATGGAAGTTATCAGGAAGTGGGCGAAGAGCATCCCAGGTTTCTCTGAGTTCTGCTCAGAAGACCAGGAACTGCTGCTGGAGTCCGCGTTTGTTGAACTCTTCATCCTCCGTCTTGCATATCG atccAATCCTGAAACGGACAAGCTCATCTTCTGCAATGGGGCTGTGcttcacaaaacacaatgtgtccGAAGCTTTGGGGACTGGATCAACTCCATCTTGGAGTTTTCTCAAAGCCTCTATCGCATGAAACTAGAcatttcctccttctcctgtctcACAGCCCTGGTCATAATCACTG acCGACATGGTCTTAAGGAGCCAAAACGTGTGGAGGACATGCAGAACCAGCTCATCACCTGCCTTAAAGATCACGTCTCTGGCTGCGGCTCTGACTCCTTGCGGCCCAATTATTTGTCCAGACTTCTCGGGAAGCTGCCTGAGCTCAGGACTCTGTGCACTCAAGGCCGCCAGCGAATCTTTTACCTTAAATTGGAAGACCTTGTTCCCCCACCACCGATCGTGGAAAAAATCTTTATGGATACGCTTCCATTTTGA